The DNA window TCTGTAGTAGCACCTGTAAACAGCGTTGGACCCAACCAATTTCCTTGTGGCATTCCTTCAACATTGCATTGAGTTCCATCTAGCTGGCATACAGCGCCTTGAGCTTTACCTTCCTCAATGAGCGCTACCACGCGATTTTTCGCTTCTCTGCTGATAAGCGGACCATATGCCGCTTTATCGTCATTCCAAGCACCGGGCTGCATCTTCGCCATCTCTGTTTTCAGGTCTTCGATCCATTCTTTTGTGCTACCCACAAATACAGCCACTGAAATCGCCATACAGCGCTGTCCAGCGGCACCGACTGAGCTACCAACCAAGTTGTTGATTACCTGCGCCTTATTCGCATCAGGCATAACGACCATATGGTTCTTTGCCCCTGCAAAAGCCTGAACTCGTTTGTTGTAGTCAGTGCCCGTTTTGTAGATGTACTGAGCAACAGGAACAGAGCCGACAAAAGAAACAGCGCGAATAACAGGATGCTTTAGCAGAGTGTCAACTTGCTCTTTTCTGCCATGAACGACTTGCAATACCCCTTTAGGGGCACCGGCTTGTTCAAATAGTTCTGCTAACCTCATCGCCGTAAGCGGCACCTGCTCTGATGGCTTAAGAACAAAAGTATTTCCGGCTGCAATGGCTAGTGGGAACATCCACAAAGGGATCATGGCTGGAAAATTAAACGGTGTAATACCACAGCAAACACCAAGCGGTTGAATCATTGAGTAAGAATCAATATCTGTTGCAACATTCTCAACTGTCTCACCCATCATGTTACTGGCAATATTGGCTGCTTGTTCAACGACTTCAATCCCTCGCCAAACATCACCTTTCGCATCAATTAAAATTTTGCCTGTTTCTTTTGAAAGTAGCTCTGCAAGCTCATCATGATGCTCTTTAAGTAAATGCTGATAACGAAGCATGACACGGGCGCGCTCTGATATCGCCACGTCCTTCCATGATTTAAAGGTCTCTGCAGCATTTTTTATTGCATGTTCCATTTCTTGTTCTGTTGCACATGGAACCTTAGCAATCACTTCGCTTGTGGCTGGATTTGTGACCTCAACCCACTCGGTTGTTTGAGACTGGCAGAATTCTCCACCAATGAATAAGGGAACTGACTGAATCATTATTGTTTTTCCTTGTCTTTTATAATGGTATTTCTATTCCAATAGCGGTTGCTTCACCACCACCAATACACAGTGATGCGATACCCTTCGTCACACGTTTTTCATTCGAACTGCCATCACCACTTAATTTTTGAAGCTGACGCAAGCTATGAATCAAAGTCACGATAATTCTTGCACCGCTTGCCCCAATCGGGTGACCTAGTGCACAAGCTCCGCCTTTTACGTTCACTTTTTCACTATCAAGACCAAGTTGCTTCACGGCAATCTGAGTTACGACAGCGAAAGCTTCATTGATTTCCCACAGATCTACTTCATCAATATCCCAATCAAGCTGGGAGAGCAAATGCTCAATAGCGTGCACTGGTGCAATAGTAAATTCAGATGGTTGACGAGCATGAGTAGCATGCCCCTTGATTATCGCTAGTGGTTTCAAGCCTTTTTGCTGAGCCAACTGTCCATCCATAACGACAAGCGCTGCAGCCCCGTCAGAAATGGCGCTAGAGTTTGCCGCTGTGATAGAGCCATCTTTAGCAAAAGCAGGTTTAAGTTGTGGAATTTTTTCTGGCTTTATAGATGGTGGTTGTTCGTCATAATCCAGCACTTCGCCATTTCGCAAAGATACAGAGACCATTTCATCATCGAATAACTTTTGCTGCTGAGCTTGCATCGCTCTGCCAACAGAAAGTGATGCCCACTCATCCATGTTCTGGCGCGTAAACTCCAACTTATCCGCAATTTGTTGACCAAATACGCCCATCAACTCACCTTGATAAGCATCCTGAAGACCATCAAGGAACATGTGATCGTAGCTGGATTTGTGCCCCATGCGCATCCCAGACCGTGCTTCTTTGAGAAGATAAGGGGCATTGGTCATACTTTCCATACCACCAGCAAGGACACAGTTAGCACTTCCAGCTCGGATAAGATCATGTGCCAGCATCACGGATTTCATTCCTGACCCGCACACTTTGTTGACCGTCGTACACCCGACTGCTTCATCCAAACCTGCACCTAGCGCAGCTTGTCTTGCTGGCGCTTGACCTGTTCCTGCTGGTAACACACACCCCATGTACACTTCGTTTATCAATCCAGCAACTTCCGGGTGCTCTTCAACAGCAGCTTTGAT is part of the Vibrio aquimaris genome and encodes:
- a CDS encoding CoA-acylating methylmalonate-semialdehyde dehydrogenase, whose amino-acid sequence is MIQSVPLFIGGEFCQSQTTEWVEVTNPATSEVIAKVPCATEQEMEHAIKNAAETFKSWKDVAISERARVMLRYQHLLKEHHDELAELLSKETGKILIDAKGDVWRGIEVVEQAANIASNMMGETVENVATDIDSYSMIQPLGVCCGITPFNFPAMIPLWMFPLAIAAGNTFVLKPSEQVPLTAMRLAELFEQAGAPKGVLQVVHGRKEQVDTLLKHPVIRAVSFVGSVPVAQYIYKTGTDYNKRVQAFAGAKNHMVVMPDANKAQVINNLVGSSVGAAGQRCMAISVAVFVGSTKEWIEDLKTEMAKMQPGAWNDDKAAYGPLISREAKNRVVALIEEGKAQGAVCQLDGTQCNVEGMPQGNWLGPTLFTGATTDMSIYEQEIFGPVLVCMEVDTLDEAIELINNNPYGNGTSIFTANGAAARKYQHEIQVGQVGINVPIPVPLPFFSFTGWRGSFYGDLHAYGKQAVRFYTETKTVTSRWFDDDIPTGPNLTIQLR
- a CDS encoding acetyl-CoA C-acyltransferase translates to MEQKEIWIVAAKRTPMGRFQGMLSEYSSPQLGAMAIKAAVEEHPEVAGLINEVYMGCVLPAGTGQAPARQAALGAGLDEAVGCTTVNKVCGSGMKSVMLAHDLIRAGSANCVLAGGMESMTNAPYLLKEARSGMRMGHKSSYDHMFLDGLQDAYQGELMGVFGQQIADKLEFTRQNMDEWASLSVGRAMQAQQQKLFDDEMVSVSLRNGEVLDYDEQPPSIKPEKIPQLKPAFAKDGSITAANSSAISDGAAALVVMDGQLAQQKGLKPLAIIKGHATHARQPSEFTIAPVHAIEHLLSQLDWDIDEVDLWEINEAFAVVTQIAVKQLGLDSEKVNVKGGACALGHPIGASGARIIVTLIHSLRQLQKLSGDGSSNEKRVTKGIASLCIGGGEATAIGIEIPL